A genomic stretch from Nitrospirae bacterium CG2_30_53_67 includes:
- a CDS encoding dihydroorotate dehydrogenase B catalytic subunit, with protein sequence MNKRRSSSAPDLTVNIGGIRMKNPVITASGTFGYGEEMSEFYDLSSLGGVMVKGLSLNPQPGNPPPRICETPAGMLNAIGLQNIGVRAFIEDKLPLLRRRETRIIANIYGQDCEEYAEVARCLNDAEGVDGIELNISCPNVKKGGMAFGTDPVETRNVVKTVRKACRLPLIVKLSPNVTDISEFARAAEGEGADAVSLINTLLGMAIDIHSRKPKLANIMGGLSGPAIRPVALRMVYQVARAVKIPLIGMGGIMNAEDAVSFLLAGATAVAVGTANFVDPMTPLKVIQGIRDYMIQYGMASMRDLTGVL encoded by the coding sequence ATGAACAAGAGAAGATCCTCCTCAGCTCCGGACCTTACCGTCAACATCGGAGGCATCCGGATGAAGAATCCGGTGATCACGGCGTCCGGAACGTTCGGATACGGTGAAGAGATGTCCGAATTCTATGACCTTTCCTCTTTAGGCGGGGTCATGGTCAAAGGGCTTTCGCTGAATCCTCAGCCCGGGAACCCTCCCCCCAGGATCTGCGAGACCCCCGCAGGTATGCTCAACGCCATCGGGCTTCAGAATATCGGTGTCAGGGCATTTATAGAAGATAAACTCCCGCTGCTCAGGCGGCGGGAGACGCGCATCATCGCCAATATCTATGGACAGGACTGCGAGGAGTATGCCGAGGTCGCCCGCTGTCTCAATGACGCGGAGGGTGTGGACGGCATCGAGCTCAACATCTCCTGCCCCAATGTCAAGAAGGGGGGGATGGCCTTCGGTACCGACCCGGTCGAGACACGAAACGTCGTGAAAACGGTCCGCAAGGCGTGCAGGCTTCCGCTGATCGTCAAGCTCTCGCCCAATGTCACCGATATTAGCGAGTTCGCCCGTGCGGCCGAGGGGGAAGGGGCCGATGCCGTCTCCCTGATCAACACCCTGCTCGGCATGGCCATTGACATCCACAGCAGAAAACCCAAACTGGCCAACATCATGGGGGGGCTTTCCGGGCCGGCCATCCGTCCGGTGGCGCTCCGTATGGTTTATCAGGTTGCGCGGGCGGTCAAGATCCCGTTGATCGGGATGGGGGGGATCATGAATGCCGAGGATGCGGTCTCTTTCCTCCTGGCCGGCGCCACTGCCGTGGCCGTCGGTACCGCAAATTTCGTGGATCCCATGACCCCTCTCAAGGTCATTCAGGGGATCCGTGACTATATGATTCAATACGGCATGGCCTCCATGCGGGACCTGACCGGCGTTCTCTAA
- a CDS encoding transcription elongation factor GreA gives MNGKVPMTPAGFAKLKEQLKKLMNEERPRIMRDIEEARAHGDLSENAEYHAAKERQGFIEKRIAELNSKIARAEVIDPTRISTGKISFGSVVTLINVATEKEVTYQIVGEDEAEINDGKISVFSPMARAMIGREIGEEIEVRAPSGIIGYEVLDIRCPKSPSDK, from the coding sequence ATGAACGGTAAGGTTCCCATGACACCGGCAGGATTTGCAAAACTCAAGGAGCAGTTAAAAAAGCTCATGAACGAAGAGAGGCCTCGGATCATGCGGGATATCGAGGAGGCCCGAGCCCATGGAGACTTAAGTGAAAACGCCGAGTATCATGCGGCCAAGGAACGTCAGGGGTTCATAGAAAAGCGGATTGCGGAACTGAATTCCAAAATCGCAAGGGCCGAAGTCATTGATCCCACCAGGATCTCGACCGGGAAGATCAGCTTCGGCTCGGTGGTCACGCTCATCAACGTGGCCACGGAAAAAGAGGTCACCTACCAGATCGTGGGTGAAGATGAAGCTGAAATCAATGATGGTAAGATCTCCGTCTTTTCTCCGATGGCAAGGGCCATGATCGGCAGGGAGATCGGTGAAGAGATCGAGGTCCGGGCCCCAAGCGGCATTATTGGTTACGAGGTTCTGGATATCCGATGTCCAAAAAGTCCGTCAGACAAATGA
- a CDS encoding carbamoyl phosphate synthase large subunit, with protein sequence MPKRDDIKKILLIGSGPIVIGQACEFDYSGVQACKALKEEGFQVVLVNSNPATIMTDPEFADRTYIEPITLSTLKKIIERERPDALLPTMGGQTALNISIELSNAGILDQYGVRLIGADIQAIRKAEDREEFRDAMKRIGLSLPKSVYVDSKKKAMESAHEIGFPNIIRPSFTLGGTGGNICYNMEEFESHVEWGLDASPIRQILIEESVLGWKEFELEVMRDRKDNVVIVCSIENFDPMGVHTGDSITVAPAQTLTDKEYQIMRDAGIAIIREIGVETGGSNVQFAVHPETGELVVIEMNPRVSRSSALASKATGFPIAKIAAKLAVGYTLDEIRNDITRETPASFEPVLDYCVVKFPRFTFEKFPAADATLTTQMKSVGEAMAIGRTFKEALQKAMSSMEIDSCGFEERDADPGKIRSGLRVPNADRIWMIGQAFRGGMGLEEIYSLTKIDRWFLHNIKEIIDFEDRLRKEPHLEALLREAKTYGFSDQRIGELRGREERLVREMRKKMGIHATFKTVDTCAAEFEAHTPYLYSTYESECEADPGSRKKIMILGGGPNRIGQGIEFDYCCVHASYALQEIGYETIMVNCNPETVSTDYDTSDRLYFEPLTLEHVLEIVRTEKPDGVIVQYGGQTPLKLAIPLEKEGVCIIGTSPDAIDRAEDRERFQGLLHNLGLKQPENGTATSLQEALKIAGRIGYPVVVRPSYVLGGRAMMIVYHDEDIRAYMASAVQASSMHPVLIDKFVMDAIEIDVDAVSDGCDVVIGGIMEHIEEAGVHSGDSACSLPPYSLDKGILDEVRRQTMAMAKELKVVGLMNIQFAVHGRDIFVLEVNPRASRTIPFVSKAIGVPLAKLGAKLMAGMKLSELGFTKEREIPYVCVKEAVFPFLKFPGVDTILGPEMKSTGEVMGIDRCFGNAYAKAQIASGTLLPRSGNAFISVRNKDKQPILKTAEKLVRMGFKIIATRGTAGFLQEHGIISEVVNKVVEERPHIVDRMKNHEIDLVINTPTGTAAKLDSYSIRRTALTYSIPYFTTVAGAREAVNGIEAILGGEMNVLPLQEYHQSGGEVKK encoded by the coding sequence ATGCCTAAACGAGATGACATCAAGAAGATCCTCCTGATCGGTTCCGGGCCCATCGTGATCGGGCAGGCCTGCGAGTTCGATTACTCGGGGGTACAGGCATGCAAGGCCCTGAAGGAGGAAGGCTTTCAGGTGGTGCTGGTCAACAGCAATCCGGCTACGATTATGACTGATCCGGAGTTTGCGGACCGGACCTACATTGAGCCGATCACCCTCTCGACCCTGAAAAAAATCATCGAGAGGGAGCGGCCCGATGCGCTTCTTCCGACCATGGGGGGACAGACGGCCCTGAACATTTCCATTGAACTTTCAAATGCGGGCATCCTGGATCAGTACGGAGTCAGGCTCATCGGCGCGGACATCCAAGCCATACGCAAGGCCGAGGACCGCGAGGAGTTCAGGGATGCCATGAAGCGGATCGGGCTGTCGCTCCCGAAGAGTGTCTATGTGGACAGCAAGAAAAAGGCCATGGAGTCGGCACATGAGATCGGGTTTCCGAACATCATCCGTCCTTCCTTCACCCTCGGCGGAACCGGGGGAAATATCTGTTACAACATGGAAGAGTTCGAATCCCACGTGGAATGGGGTCTGGATGCCAGCCCGATCCGGCAGATCCTGATCGAGGAGTCGGTCCTGGGCTGGAAAGAGTTCGAGCTGGAAGTCATGAGGGACCGCAAGGACAATGTGGTGATCGTCTGCTCCATAGAAAATTTCGATCCCATGGGGGTCCATACCGGGGACAGCATCACTGTGGCCCCGGCGCAGACCCTGACCGACAAGGAATACCAGATCATGAGGGATGCCGGGATCGCCATCATCCGGGAGATCGGCGTGGAAACCGGAGGGTCCAACGTCCAGTTCGCGGTTCATCCTGAGACAGGGGAACTGGTGGTGATTGAGATGAATCCGAGGGTTTCACGTTCCTCGGCCCTGGCCTCCAAGGCGACCGGGTTCCCCATTGCCAAGATCGCGGCCAAGCTTGCCGTGGGCTATACCCTCGATGAGATCCGGAACGATATCACCCGGGAGACCCCGGCCTCTTTTGAGCCCGTGCTGGACTACTGTGTGGTCAAGTTTCCGAGATTTACCTTTGAGAAATTCCCGGCGGCTGATGCCACGCTGACCACGCAGATGAAGTCCGTGGGCGAGGCCATGGCCATCGGAAGGACGTTCAAGGAGGCCCTGCAAAAGGCCATGAGTTCGATGGAAATCGACAGCTGCGGGTTTGAGGAGCGTGATGCGGACCCCGGCAAGATCCGCTCAGGCCTCAGGGTCCCCAATGCCGACAGGATCTGGATGATCGGGCAGGCCTTCCGGGGGGGGATGGGCCTGGAGGAGATCTATTCCCTCACGAAGATCGACCGGTGGTTTCTGCACAATATAAAGGAGATCATCGATTTTGAGGACCGCCTCCGGAAGGAACCCCACCTCGAAGCACTGCTGCGGGAGGCCAAGACCTACGGGTTTTCCGATCAGAGGATCGGGGAACTCCGAGGGCGGGAAGAGCGCCTGGTCCGTGAGATGAGAAAGAAGATGGGTATCCATGCAACGTTTAAGACGGTGGATACCTGCGCGGCTGAATTTGAGGCCCACACGCCTTATCTTTACTCGACCTATGAATCGGAGTGCGAGGCCGACCCCGGCAGCCGGAAGAAGATCATGATCCTGGGCGGAGGGCCGAACCGGATCGGGCAGGGGATTGAGTTTGATTACTGCTGCGTGCACGCCTCTTATGCCCTCCAGGAAATCGGCTATGAGACCATCATGGTCAACTGCAACCCTGAAACCGTGAGCACGGATTACGACACATCGGATCGTCTCTATTTCGAACCTCTGACCCTGGAGCACGTCCTGGAGATCGTCCGGACCGAAAAGCCGGACGGCGTCATCGTGCAGTACGGCGGACAGACCCCGCTGAAGCTCGCTATTCCCCTTGAAAAGGAAGGGGTATGCATCATCGGGACCTCTCCGGATGCCATAGACCGAGCCGAGGACCGTGAGCGTTTCCAAGGCCTGCTCCACAATCTGGGCCTGAAACAACCTGAAAACGGCACGGCCACTTCTCTTCAGGAGGCCCTGAAGATTGCAGGACGGATCGGGTATCCGGTTGTGGTCAGGCCCTCTTATGTCCTGGGCGGCAGGGCCATGATGATCGTCTATCATGACGAGGATATCCGGGCCTACATGGCCTCGGCCGTGCAGGCCTCTTCCATGCATCCCGTGCTGATCGATAAATTTGTCATGGACGCTATTGAGATCGATGTGGACGCCGTCTCCGACGGATGCGATGTGGTCATCGGCGGGATTATGGAACATATCGAGGAGGCCGGGGTGCACTCCGGAGATTCCGCGTGTTCGCTCCCTCCTTATTCACTGGACAAGGGTATCCTTGACGAGGTCCGGCGTCAGACCATGGCCATGGCCAAGGAGCTTAAGGTCGTCGGCCTGATGAACATCCAGTTTGCCGTGCACGGCAGGGATATCTTTGTCCTGGAAGTGAACCCCAGGGCGTCACGGACCATTCCGTTTGTCAGCAAGGCCATCGGGGTCCCCCTGGCCAAGCTGGGCGCGAAGCTCATGGCCGGGATGAAACTCTCCGAGCTTGGATTCACCAAGGAGCGTGAGATCCCCTACGTCTGCGTCAAGGAGGCGGTCTTTCCTTTCCTGAAGTTTCCGGGAGTGGATACCATCCTCGGCCCGGAGATGAAATCCACAGGTGAGGTCATGGGCATCGACCGCTGTTTCGGAAACGCCTATGCCAAGGCCCAGATCGCTTCCGGGACCTTGCTCCCCAGATCCGGAAATGCCTTTATCAGTGTTCGGAACAAGGATAAGCAGCCCATCCTCAAGACAGCGGAAAAGCTGGTCAGGATGGGGTTTAAGATCATCGCCACACGCGGTACGGCAGGCTTCCTTCAGGAACACGGCATAATCTCCGAGGTGGTGAACAAGGTCGTCGAAGAAAGGCCCCATATCGTGGACCGGATGAAAAATCATGAGATCGATCTGGTGATCAATACACCGACGGGGACGGCTGCCAAACTCGACTCCTATTCGATCCGGCGGACGGCCTTGACCTATTCCATTCCGTATTTTACGACCGTAGCAGGGGCGCGTGAAGCCGTCAACGGCATCGAAGCCATTCTGGGAGGAGAGATGAATGTCCTTCCATTGCAGGAATATCATCAATCAGGAGGTGAAGTCAAAAAATGA